Proteins encoded within one genomic window of Pygocentrus nattereri isolate fPygNat1 chromosome 7, fPygNat1.pri, whole genome shotgun sequence:
- the LOC119263673 gene encoding uncharacterized protein LOC119263673: MKLPAFIFGAQLRPAVLWAAGISAAAVTSALLFYRWRIQDGQRTTRDEDAATQTDGCDGTEEHRLAILPSGCVPVPQEVSVLSWQQAVFIPPLSCGALVRFEQHCQALDRANRMFAYTFSQPRFDSTKLVELKLQHRTICEGLESEHWWVLSNEFYHLFPELPPQHFATVAAVACIKRFGTSISEATFYLRTESVETSLQNVTLQTKVGKTLKMVSIGSDGCFRTHHSSNTRILETPAPYMVSSKPRGPPPGF, translated from the exons ATGAAGCTTCCTGCGTTCATCTTCGGCGCTCAGCTGCGGCCAGCGGTTCTTTGGGCCGCCGGCATCTCAGCAGCAGCTGTAACGTCTGCTCTTCTTTTTTACAGGTGGCGGATCCAGGACGGACAGCGGACGACGAGGGACGAAGATGCAGCGACCCAGACGGACGGCTGCGACG GAACGGAGGAACACAGGCTGGCCATCTTACCTTCAGGCTGTGTCCCCGTGCCACAG GAGGTTTCTGTGCTCAGCTGGCAGCAGGCGGTCTTCATCCCACCCCTTTCTTGCGGAGCGCTGGTGAGATTTGAG CAGCACTGCCAAGCTTTGGACAGAGCAAACAGGATGTTTGCTTACACCTTCTCACAGCCACGTTTTGACAGCACGAAG CTGGTGGAGTTGAAGCTCCAACACAGGACCATCTGTGAGGGGCTGGAGTCTGAGCACTGGTGGGTGCTCAGCAACGAATTTTATCATCTGTTCCCGGAG CTTCCTCCTCAGCACTTTGCTACTGTGGCTGCTGTGGCCTGCATCAAG CGTTTTGGAACATCGATCAGCGAGGCGACCTTCTACCTTCGCACTGAATCAGTGGAGACATCACTGCAGAATGTTACTCTG CAAACCAAAGTGGGGAAGACACTGAAGATGGTATCCATTGGTTCAGATGGCTGTTTCAGGACTCACCATTCCAGCAACACCCGGATCCTTGAGACGCCGGCACCGTACATGGTTTCTAGCAAACCACGAGGACCCCCACCAGGCTTCTAA